TTCCTATGATTAAGGCCAATGCTTATGGTCATGGGGCTGTTAACGTCGCACAAGCTTTGATGGAAGAAAAAGTAAAAGGATTAGGTGTGGCGCTTTTTGAAGAGGCCCTTCAACTTCGAGAGGCTGGAATCAAGTGTGAGCTTTTTTGTTTTGGGGGGCTGTTAGGGGCTAGTCCCCAGGATTTTTTTCATCATCAAATAACTCCTGTTATTTTTCAACCAAAAGACCTGAAGATTCTGATTCAGGAAAAAGTAGAGCTTTCCTTCCAGCTCAAGGTAGATACAGGGATGGGGCGTCTGGGATTTTTTTCGGATGAAATACCCGCAATTTTAGCTCAAATCGAGAAAGCCCCCCATTTAAAATTACAGGGCCTACTCACTCATTTGGCGCGTGCGGATGAAAACGATCCTCAGCCTTCTCAAAATCAAATTGAGAATTTTTTATCTTTAAAAAAACTTTTAAGGCAAAAGGGTAAAAATATTCCTTGCTACCATTTGGCCAATTCTGCAGCGCTGATTGAAAAACGTCTGAATCAAACCGATTGGGCCAGGCCTGGAATTGCTCTTTATGGTGCTTACCCCCATGAGAGGCTTCAAAAAAATATCCAACTCCAACCGCTTCTTGCTTGGAAAAGCCAGATTATTTCTCTAAAAGATTTTCCAAGTGGATCCCCTCTCTCTTATGGGGCAACCTTCATTTGCCCACGGCCCAGTCGAATTGCAGTCATGGCCCTGGGTTACGCCGATGGTTATAGTCGCCAATTTTCCAATTGTGGAAAGGTGCTCGTTTGTGGGCAAAAGGCACCAGTGGTGGGTAGGGTTTGTATGGATCTCACCCTAATCGATGTTACGGATATCCCTCAGGCGCAGTTAGGAAGCGAGGTTGTTGTCTTGGGAAAACAGCAAGGGGAAGAGTTGAAAGCCGAAGAGCTGGCGCAAAAAATCAACACGATTAGTTATGAAATTTTTTGTGGAATTTCGGCCAGGGTGCCGAGGGTGTATTTAAAATAATGACTTTCCAATCTATTCTCCAATCCATCGGTGAATTCTTTGTTTTTTTAGGTCAGGCCTTTGCCTGGTTGTTTAGGCGCCCTTTTCGCTTTTCTGTTTTTTTGAAACAGATGGAAGTGATTGGGGTAAAATCAACATGGATTGTAGTTTTGGTGGCCGTTTTTTCAGGAGGGGTTTTTGCCCTGCAAACCGGCTATGCCTTTGGATTGTTTGGTGCTCAAACCCTGGTGGGGGCTACGGTTGGAATTGCCCTGGCGCGTGAATTAGCTCCTGTGTTTACAGCACTCATGGTCATCGCCCGCTCCGGTTCTGCAATGGCGGCCGAGATTGGAACGATGCAGGTGAACGAAGAAGTAGAAGCGCTCGTCACGATGGCGGTGAATCCCATACAGTATTTGGTGACTCCACGTCTGATCGCAGGCATTTTCATGTTGCCCTTGCTGACGGGCTTATTCAACGTGGTAGGACTTCTGGGTGCCTACTGGGTGGGCGTGAGTTATCTGGAAATTCCAGAAGGCCCTTTTTTAAGTCGTTTGGATTATTATTTAGATGCCTCGGATATCGTTCAAGGTCTTATTAAAGCCGCTCTTTTTGGCTTGGTGCTCACAGCCGTTTCCACTTATCAAGGTTTTCATACAAAAAATGGTGCCGAAGGGGTTGGCCGCTCCACCACGCGTGCCGTGGTGATTTCATCGGTGGCGATATTGGTGCTGGACTATTTTTTAACAACCTGGATGCTAGAGTTGTTCCCAAAGTTTTAAACCCTCCTCACATTAATAACTTGAGTTCCGCAGATTTTAGTAAGAAGCCACTCTGAAAAGTCCTCTCTCCCTTGAGGCATAGGTATCTACACATCTCAGCAAACTATGGGTTTTATTGACTCTGCTGTTCCTCCCCTTAAGCTAAGGGGAGGTTAGGAGGGGTTATGGAAGATCTTGCTGAACTCAAAAATACTGTAATTTGCACGGTTTTTCATAACTCCCCCAACCCCCTCTTAGCTTAAGAGGGGGCAATACCAAAAGATGTGTAGATACCTATGCCCTTGAGGGGAGAGAGTCAGAGAGAGGGTGATCCTGAGTGCACTAGAAATACCCCTCACCCTGACCCTCTCCCTCAAGGGGAGAGGGGAAATGCTTTATAGATGGGTACTTGCCAAAAATGAGCAAAAAATGATTCTTAAAATCTGCGGAACTCAAGTTAATAATGTTTGTTGCGCTTACGCAAAGATAAAAAAGCTTATTCAGTCTATTTGACCAAAGCATCAAATACCGCGCACTTTATTTAAATAAGGAGCAAGCATGCTTTCGAAATCTCAAGCTAGAATTTTTTTCTTAATCGGCACTTTGATCTTTGTCGGTTTTTTTATTGCACTCACTGTAGACACCCTTCGAAGGGTGCCCGAGCAAACTAAACAAGCACAAATGACCAACCAGGTTATGCTGGGAAAAGAACTCTGGGACAAAAATAACTGCATGGGTTGTCACACCCTATTGGGTGAAGGGGCTTACTATGCTCCGGAACTCACCAAGGTTTATGAACGACGTGGTGCTGCTTGGATGAAGATGTTCATTAAAGATCCCCAGGCGATGTTCCCGGGTGAGAGAAGGATGGTGAAGTACAATTTCAGTGATGCCGAAATAGACGCCCTCATCGCTTTTTTTAAATGGATTGGAGGAATGGATCTCAATGGATTTCCTCCGAAGCCAAATATTCTCACGGCTCCTCAGGGACAAGCTTCTGGTCAAGCCTCTGCTCAGGCCTCTCTTGCGAGGACTAAAGCCCCCGAAAAATTTACTCAAATTTGCATTGCCTGTCATTCGCTGGGAGGACAAGGCGGAAAGATAGGCCCAGCGCTCGATGGCGTAGCTTCGCGTCGTGATTCAAAATATGTCAACGCCTGGTTACACGATCCTCAGGCCATTAAACCCGGAACACTCATGCCAAAATTGCCTTTGAGTGAAGGGGAGATTGAGGAATTGGTAAAGTTTTTATCCGAGTTAAAATAAGAAATATGAAAGGGATACTATGAAATTTAAATCTCAAAAACTAGCCTACTGGTTTTTCGCTACCTGCATGCTTTTGCTGAGCTTGCAAATACTCTACGGCTTCATCATGGCCTTTGACCGAATTGGTTTTGATGTGTTGCATCGCTGGATTCCCTTTAATGTTGCCCGAGCCACGCACACGAATCTGTTGGTAGTGTGGCTGCTGACCGGCTTCATGGGGGCGGCTTATTTTATTATTCCCGATGAGGCTGATCGTGAAATCTACTCTCTCCGTCTCGGAGTGCTGCAGCTTGTCTCACTCATCGTGGTGGGAGTCACTGCCATCATTGGTTTTCATTTCAACTGGTGGGAAGGACGAAAATTTTTAGAGATTCCGAGACCTCTTGATTATCTGGTAGTCGTCAATGTCTTGATGTTTATTTTCAATATTGGAATGACGGTGTGGAAAGGGAAGCGTCATTCCACGACAAGCCTGGTGCTCTTCTTCGGCCTGCTTTCCGCCGCTCTTCTTTATCTGCCAGGAATGATCTATTTTACCAACCAAACCTTCGATTCCTACTTTCGTTGGTGGGTGGTGCACTTGTGGGTAGAAGGGGTGTGGGAGCTCATCCTGGGTTCCATCTTGTCTTACCTCTTGATCAAGCTCACGGGAGTGGATCGAGAAGTGATCGAAAAATGGCTGTATGTGATTATCGGACTCACTTTTCTTTCAGGAATTTTAGGGACGGGGCATCATTATTATTTCATCGGAACCCCCCGCTATTGGTTATGGGTGGGTGGTTTTTTCTCAGCCCTTGAACCTTTGGCATTTTTGGGGATGGCCCTCTTTGCCATTTCGATGTACCGAAAAAGTGGGCGCAATCATCCCAATAAAATTTCCCTCTATTGGACTATAGGCTGTGCCATCATGTCCTTTGTCGGCGCAGGTTTTCTGGGCTTCGCCCACACTTTGCCACAAGTAAATCAATGGACGCATGGCACCCTCATCACCGCGATGCATGCTCATATGGCCTTCTGGGGCGCTTATGCCATGGTGGTTTTTGCCATCATCACTTACACCCTGCCTTTGCTGACGGGAAGAAAACTTTGGAACACCATGTCCGGACTTCTGGGTTTCTGGCTGAGTAACATCGGTATGCTGGGGATGACCGCTGCCTTTGCGGTGGCCGGCATTGCCCAAGTTTATCTGGAACGCAAAGAAGGTCTCGATTTTTTGCTCGTACAAAAAGAGATCTCCGTGCACTTTGTGGGGCTTTTGCTTGCCGCAAGCTTGTTCACGCTGGGGATCATTTGCTTTATCATCAATTTTATCCGTTACAGAACACCGAAAGACGAAGCCCTTGGAATGGAGCTTTAAGATGCGTCATGCTGCGCTGAAAGAACTTAATCCTCAGGAAGTTTTTCTGCCTTATTACCGTGCCATCAAAAAGGAATGCGAGGTATTTGAGCATGCTTTTCGACACAAGCTTCCTTTGTTGCTCAAAGGGCCTACGGGTACTGGGAAATCACGCTTTGTGGAACACATGGCTGCAAAGCTAGGTGTGGGGCTGATCACCGTCTCCTGTCACGATGAAACCTCTGCGGTGGATTTATTAGGGCGTTATCTGTTGAAAGATCAGGAAACTCTTTGGCAAGATGGCCCGCTGACCCGCGCGGTACGGGAAGGAAAGATGATTTACCTGGACGAAATCGCTGAAGCGCGTCCCGATACCCTTGTGGTACTGCACTCGCTGACCGATTACCGACGTGAACTTTATCTGGAGCGCCACAATGAAACCTTGAAAGCCTCTGATTCTTTCATGCTCATTGCTTCTTTCAATCCGGGTTATCAGCGAGGCTTCAAAGAACTGAAACCCTCTACACGACAACGCTTTGTGAGTTTGCACTTTGATACCCCTCAGGCGGAAATTGAGACGGAAATTATTCAGCAGGAAAGTGGCATTGAAAATGTTCGAGCGAAATTCCTGGTGCAAATCGCGGGCAAAATCAGAAATCTGGTGGAGCTGGGGTTGACAGAATCTGTCTCCACTCGTCTTTTGGTCGATGCAGCCAAACTAATAAAATCGGGTTTGTCACCCCGACTGGCTTGTGAAGTAGCAATTCTGGAGCCTCTCACGGATGATCGA
The Deltaproteobacteria bacterium DNA segment above includes these coding regions:
- the alr gene encoding alanine racemase, which gives rise to MNSYRPSYCEINLAALRHNLRELQKKAGIASLLPMIKANAYGHGAVNVAQALMEEKVKGLGVALFEEALQLREAGIKCELFCFGGLLGASPQDFFHHQITPVIFQPKDLKILIQEKVELSFQLKVDTGMGRLGFFSDEIPAILAQIEKAPHLKLQGLLTHLARADENDPQPSQNQIENFLSLKKLLRQKGKNIPCYHLANSAALIEKRLNQTDWARPGIALYGAYPHERLQKNIQLQPLLAWKSQIISLKDFPSGSPLSYGATFICPRPSRIAVMALGYADGYSRQFSNCGKVLVCGQKAPVVGRVCMDLTLIDVTDIPQAQLGSEVVVLGKQQGEELKAEELAQKINTISYEIFCGISARVPRVYLK
- a CDS encoding ABC transporter permease yields the protein MTFQSILQSIGEFFVFLGQAFAWLFRRPFRFSVFLKQMEVIGVKSTWIVVLVAVFSGGVFALQTGYAFGLFGAQTLVGATVGIALARELAPVFTALMVIARSGSAMAAEIGTMQVNEEVEALVTMAVNPIQYLVTPRLIAGIFMLPLLTGLFNVVGLLGAYWVGVSYLEIPEGPFLSRLDYYLDASDIVQGLIKAALFGLVLTAVSTYQGFHTKNGAEGVGRSTTRAVVISSVAILVLDYFLTTWMLELFPKF
- a CDS encoding c-type cytochrome yields the protein MLSKSQARIFFLIGTLIFVGFFIALTVDTLRRVPEQTKQAQMTNQVMLGKELWDKNNCMGCHTLLGEGAYYAPELTKVYERRGAAWMKMFIKDPQAMFPGERRMVKYNFSDAEIDALIAFFKWIGGMDLNGFPPKPNILTAPQGQASGQASAQASLARTKAPEKFTQICIACHSLGGQGGKIGPALDGVASRRDSKYVNAWLHDPQAIKPGTLMPKLPLSEGEIEELVKFLSELK
- a CDS encoding cbb3-type cytochrome c oxidase subunit I; its protein translation is MKFKSQKLAYWFFATCMLLLSLQILYGFIMAFDRIGFDVLHRWIPFNVARATHTNLLVVWLLTGFMGAAYFIIPDEADREIYSLRLGVLQLVSLIVVGVTAIIGFHFNWWEGRKFLEIPRPLDYLVVVNVLMFIFNIGMTVWKGKRHSTTSLVLFFGLLSAALLYLPGMIYFTNQTFDSYFRWWVVHLWVEGVWELILGSILSYLLIKLTGVDREVIEKWLYVIIGLTFLSGILGTGHHYYFIGTPRYWLWVGGFFSALEPLAFLGMALFAISMYRKSGRNHPNKISLYWTIGCAIMSFVGAGFLGFAHTLPQVNQWTHGTLITAMHAHMAFWGAYAMVVFAIITYTLPLLTGRKLWNTMSGLLGFWLSNIGMLGMTAAFAVAGIAQVYLERKEGLDFLLVQKEISVHFVGLLLAASLFTLGIICFIINFIRYRTPKDEALGMEL
- a CDS encoding CbbQ/NirQ/NorQ/GpvN family protein — its product is MRHAALKELNPQEVFLPYYRAIKKECEVFEHAFRHKLPLLLKGPTGTGKSRFVEHMAAKLGVGLITVSCHDETSAVDLLGRYLLKDQETLWQDGPLTRAVREGKMIYLDEIAEARPDTLVVLHSLTDYRRELYLERHNETLKASDSFMLIASFNPGYQRGFKELKPSTRQRFVSLHFDTPQAEIETEIIQQESGIENVRAKFLVQIAGKIRNLVELGLTESVSTRLLVDAAKLIKSGLSPRLACEVAILEPLTDDRETVKALKDLVAFVF